From Watersipora subatra chromosome 2, tzWatSuba1.1, whole genome shotgun sequence, one genomic window encodes:
- the LOC137387605 gene encoding uncharacterized protein, whose protein sequence is MNELILVTDTLLYRPGDYVTGHVWLNICTPTAGRSLHISLRGTETCEKLSRVYSGRQTEVYTQELIPNCDAILWQAHDTFPFGSYRAPFELQLPQKLPGSFSSETLDDWVLGIDYTVHAYVVEDEDLRDYDSIVVSQQSPIGNTGSSSPTKTCQKFEVKQFLGLTKAHVVLECSLQKDFLDKDHTFASQLVFDVTIQNSFKTCRIVKRTLKLIQVMSLCGQCVFTESVMQFVTGNCYQGEFGKPLDQTDLNSNAVQCEGGSNTVKREHNSNTVQCDGNSKAVKSSSEWQRVILSEEICDKPCCSVIFDLSKCDAKHKLEGSTYGTTIKCQYQVMLSITLDDGEVLSAQPCDIWIHSHSDMQHMPSNTHKLTSVKQNPIFVDAVPVTEHDR, encoded by the exons ATGAATGAGCTAATCCTTGTCACAGACACATTACTCTACCGTCCTGGAGATTATGTAACTGG TCATGTCTGGCTCAACATCTGCACTCCCACAGCAGGAAGGTCTTTGCATATATCTCTGCGGGGAACTGAGACAT GTGAAAAACTGAGCAGAGTTTATTCTGGGAGACAAACCGAGGTTTATACCCAAGAGTTGATACCAAATTGTGATGCAATTCTCTGGCAAGCACATG ATACATTTCCATTTGGCTCATACAGGGCTCCCTTTGAGCTCCAGTTACCTCAGAAGCTGCCCG GGTCATTCAGCTCAGAAACATTAGATGATTGGGTGCTGGGCATAGACTACACAGTACACGCGTATGTCGTCGAGGATGAAGACCTGAGGGATTATGATAGCATTGTGGTTAGCCAACAGTCTCCTATCGGCAACACGGGGTCTTCTAGTCCGACCAAGACGTGCCAAAAGTTTGAAGTGAAACAGTTCCTAGGGCTGACCAAGGCTCACGTTGTCTTAGAGTGCAG TCTGCAAAAAGATTTCTTGGATAAAGACCACACATTTGCCAGTCAACTGGTTTTTGATGTTACTATACAGAACTCATTCAAGACCTGCAGGATCGTGAAGAGAACACTGAAG CTTATTCAGGTGATGAGTCTTTGTGGTCAATGCGTATTTACGGAAAGTGTCATGCAGTTTGTAACAGGAAACTGCTATCAAGGTGAGTTCGGCAAACCACTGGACCAGACTGACCTTAACTCCAATGCAGTTCAGTGTGAGGGCGGCTCTAACACAGTCAAGCGTGAGCACAACTCCAATACAGTCCAGTGCGATGGCAACTCGAAGGCTGTCAAGTCATCTTCTGAGTGGCAAAGAGTGATACTCTCTGAGGAGATCTGTGACAAACCTTGCTGCTCGGTAATATTTGATCTTAGCAAATGTGATGCCAAGCATAAGCTCGAGGGCAGCACCTATGGTACAACTATCAAG TGCCAGTACCAAGTCATGCTTTCCATTACCCTGGATGATGGAGAGGTTCTCTCCGCTCAACCCTGTGATATCTGGATACATTCCCACTCAGACATGCAGCACATGCCAAGCAATACTCATAAACTGACTTCTGTTAAACAGAATCCCATATTTGTAGACGCTGTGCCAGTCACGGAGCATGACAG ATAA
- the LOC137388679 gene encoding uncharacterized protein: MKTEILFTVVLLSAFGTQGDPFDNQVLFGDIILDAGDSNAVAVDLSKSAFEGSLQDSLLPTVRMSAINSEANQQAIELPNFDCALQIYNQKAGGFLSVTGFNDSFSANHEPTNITKIGVSRVDKDPNTIFWRAKAETYSARLLSFITNEGIRLQNGSNQHLERLVMEGDRLVAKVTSEGKAAHFMVKRFPSLCTGDANRHDVISGALLVQLMLVDGHRPNMHRSLLSVEHTSEREVEFTVVPSSTPECSAKPSANVAPGTLFILSYKADCI; this comes from the exons ATGAAG ACAGAGATCCTATTTACAGTGGTCCTACTCAGTGCATTTGGTACTCAAGGTGACCCATTTGACAACCAAGTTTTATTTGGGGACATTATTTTGGATGCGGGTGATTCCAATGCCGTCGCTGTAGATCTCTCCAAGTCTGCATTTGAAGGGAGTCTACAGGACTCACTTCTACCAACAGTGAGGATGTCAGCAATAAACAGTGAGGCCAACCAACAGGCCATAGAACTG CCCAACTTTGACTGCGCACTGCAAATATACAATCAAAAAGCCGGCGGGTTCCTCAGTGTGACAGGCTTCAATGACAGCTTCTCCGCTAACCATGAGCCAACCAATATTACCAAGATCGGAGTGAGCCGAGTTGACAAGGACCCTAATA CCATCTTTTGGAGAGCCAAGGCTGAGACGTACTCCGCTCGTCTCCTATCCTTCATCACCAATGAAGGTATAAGGTTACAGAATGGGAGTAATCAGCACCTGGAAAGACTGGTGATGGAAGGGGACCGACTTGTAGCTAAG GTGACATCCGAAGGTAAAGCTGCACATTTTATGGTAAAACGATTTCCATCATTGTGCACTGGTGATGCCAATCGTCATGATGTCATATCCGGTGCCCTGCTCGTGCAGCTAATGCTCGTCGATGGACATAGGCCAAACATGCATAGATCCCTTCTGAGCGTTGAGCATACGAGTGAGAGGGAAGTAGAGTTCACCGTTGTGCCCTCGTCCACACCTGAATGCTCTGCTAAACCAAGTGCCAATGTCGCTCCAGGAACCCTCTTTATCCTCAGCTACAAGGCTGACTGCATATAA